In Labilibaculum sp. DW002, one DNA window encodes the following:
- a CDS encoding PadR family transcriptional regulator, whose product MKIENTKAQMRKGVLEYCILSILSNNDAYASDIIKKLKEAKMIVVEGTLYPLLTRLKNAELLSYRWEESTQGPPRKYYTIADLGKEFLGELNHSWQELVDAVSTINK is encoded by the coding sequence ATGAAGATAGAAAATACGAAAGCCCAGATGCGAAAAGGAGTGTTGGAATATTGTATTCTTTCCATACTTTCTAATAATGATGCTTATGCTTCAGATATTATTAAGAAGCTAAAAGAAGCAAAAATGATTGTTGTGGAAGGAACACTTTATCCTTTGCTGACCCGCTTAAAAAATGCCGAATTACTCAGTTATCGCTGGGAAGAATCGACTCAAGGACCGCCTCGTAAATACTATACCATTGCAGACTTAGGAAAAGAATTTCTTGGAGAATTAAATCATTCCTGGCAAGAATTAGTTGATGCCGTAAGTACAATCAATAAGTAA
- a CDS encoding ferredoxin, producing MARVLQVRSRCIGCAYCVEIAPEFWSMNSEDGRCDLIGAEIRNGTFVLEIFEDEIAKNEKSAEICPSNCIRVEL from the coding sequence ATGGCAAGAGTGTTGCAGGTAAGAAGTAGGTGTATTGGATGTGCTTATTGTGTAGAAATAGCTCCTGAGTTTTGGAGTATGAATAGTGAAGATGGGCGTTGTGATTTAATTGGGGCAGAAATTCGAAACGGAACTTTTGTGTTGGAAATTTTCGAGGATGAGATTGCTAAAAATGAAAAATCTGCAGAAATATGTCCAAGTAATTGTATTCGTGTTGAGTTATAA
- the typA gene encoding translational GTPase TypA yields the protein MRKLRNIAIIAHVDHGKTTLVDKMIMHSDIFRKNETPGELILDNNDLERERGITILSKNVSLEYKGVKINIIDTPGHSDFGGEVERVLNMADGVLLLVDAFEGTMPQTRFVLQKALNLGLKPVVVVNKVDKPNCRPEEVQEQVFDLMFNLEATEEQLDFPTIYGSAKQGWMSTDWQKPTTDITAILDAVIEFIPEPKMLEGTPQMLITSLDFSAYVGRIAVGRVHRGELREGMDVNLVKPDGSIKKQRIKELHVFTGLGKERVQSVSSGELCALVGIEGFDIGDSICDLEEPEALDPIAIDEPTMSMLFTINNSPFYGQDGKYVTSRHLIDRLNKELEKNLALRVEATDSADSYNVFGRGVLHLSVLIETMRREGYELQVGQPQVIIKNIGGEKCEPIELLFIDLPEEVSGKAIELVTQRKGEMLTMERKNDRIHLEFQIPSRGIIGLRNQILTATAGEAVMSHRFHEYMPHKGDIPGRINGSLIAMETGLTFAYALNKLQDRGTFFVAPTTEIYEGQVIGENNRAGDLVLNVTKTKKLTNMRTSGTDDKVRLAPPIIHSLEEALEYIQSDEYVEVTPNNIRLRKVMLKETDRKRAGKA from the coding sequence ATGAGAAAACTAAGAAACATTGCCATTATCGCCCACGTAGACCATGGGAAAACAACATTGGTTGATAAAATGATAATGCATAGCGACATTTTCAGAAAGAATGAAACTCCAGGTGAGTTAATTCTAGACAACAACGATTTGGAGCGTGAAAGAGGCATTACAATTCTATCGAAAAACGTTTCTTTAGAATATAAAGGTGTTAAAATTAATATTATTGACACACCTGGTCACTCCGACTTTGGTGGTGAGGTAGAGCGTGTGTTAAACATGGCTGATGGCGTGCTTCTTCTAGTAGATGCCTTTGAAGGAACTATGCCTCAAACGCGTTTTGTATTGCAAAAAGCATTGAATTTAGGTCTTAAACCTGTTGTTGTTGTCAATAAGGTTGACAAACCTAATTGTCGTCCTGAAGAAGTACAAGAACAAGTGTTTGACTTGATGTTTAACCTTGAAGCGACTGAAGAACAACTTGATTTCCCAACTATTTATGGTTCGGCTAAACAAGGCTGGATGTCAACTGACTGGCAAAAACCAACTACAGATATCACAGCTATTCTTGATGCGGTAATCGAATTTATTCCTGAACCAAAAATGCTGGAAGGAACACCTCAAATGTTGATCACATCCTTAGATTTCTCCGCATATGTTGGTCGTATTGCTGTAGGTCGTGTTCACCGTGGCGAACTAAGAGAAGGTATGGATGTGAATTTGGTTAAGCCTGATGGTAGTATCAAAAAACAACGAATTAAAGAACTACATGTCTTTACAGGTCTTGGTAAAGAAAGAGTACAGTCTGTATCTTCAGGTGAACTTTGTGCCTTAGTAGGTATCGAAGGTTTTGATATTGGAGATTCAATTTGTGATCTTGAGGAACCAGAAGCACTAGATCCTATCGCAATTGATGAACCAACAATGAGTATGTTATTTACGATTAATAACTCTCCTTTTTACGGACAGGATGGTAAATATGTAACTTCTCGTCACTTAATAGATCGATTAAATAAAGAATTGGAGAAAAACCTTGCTCTTAGAGTTGAGGCTACTGATTCAGCTGATTCTTATAACGTATTCGGACGTGGTGTACTTCACTTGTCTGTATTGATTGAAACCATGCGTCGTGAAGGTTACGAATTACAGGTTGGTCAACCTCAGGTTATTATCAAAAACATTGGTGGTGAGAAATGCGAGCCTATCGAACTTCTATTCATCGATCTTCCGGAAGAAGTATCAGGTAAAGCCATTGAGTTGGTAACTCAGCGTAAAGGTGAGATGTTGACTATGGAACGTAAGAATGACCGTATTCATCTTGAATTCCAAATTCCATCACGTGGTATTATTGGATTAAGAAACCAGATCTTGACCGCTACTGCTGGTGAAGCTGTGATGTCACATCGTTTCCACGAATACATGCCACATAAAGGAGATATTCCTGGACGTATTAACGGTTCATTAATTGCTATGGAAACTGGTCTTACTTTTGCTTATGCATTAAATAAACTTCAGGATAGAGGAACCTTCTTTGTTGCTCCAACAACTGAAATTTACGAAGGACAGGTTATTGGTGAAAATAACCGTGCTGGAGACTTGGTACTAAATGTAACTAAGACCAAAAAATTAACTAACATGCGTACTTCAGGTACTGATGATAAGGTAAGATTAGCTCCTCCAATTATTCACTCTCTTGAGGAAGCTTTGGAGTATATTCAAAGTGATGAGTATGTTGAGGTAACACCTAATAACATTCGCTTAAGAAAAGTCATGTTGAAAGAAACGGATCGTAAAAGAGCTGGTAAAGCATAG